The Magnetofaba australis IT-1 genomic sequence CGGCATGATCACGACACTCGCCGCACTCTGAAATGCATACTTCATCGCCATCAGAGCAGAGCGCAAACGTGCATCCTGCGACAATGCATCATCTTCAATTCGGCCCAGGTCAGCTACCCCATAGCTGAAATCGAGCAGATGTAGCAGCAAACTCTCTTCTGCCTCAAGCAGTTCGGAGAAGCGCGCCGCTGCACCCCAGGCGCGTCCGCCATGATACACCACCAGCGGGACGATCGGAGGCAGTCTCTTATGCCCCTGCTTTGCGAACTGCTCCCAGATCCGGACCATATATCGCAACAACTGGAAGGCGATCCACTCGTCTGGATAGCTCTTGTGCTCCACCAACGTGTAGATGTATGCCGCCTGTCCTCCCAACGTCTTCACTCTGAAAAGGCGGTCCGTCAAATGCTCTCGAAACTCACCATCAACAAACGTCCCATCCACCAACTCGGGCGAGTCGGGTGAGAGCAGTTCCGCTACACCTTTTGGCAACCGCTCCTTGATCAGAGTTCCTGCCTTGCTTGGATCGCTCAGCAACGCTTTCAGAAACCGGTCATGGGGCTGGGCTACGTCAGTCATTCAGCTTCCATTCTGTCATAGAGCCTTGGGAGAGCATCCATGCTCAGAAGCCTATCCGAATTCATCCACTTCATCACGGTATTCTTCAAATCCAGAACGGCTCTGCAATTGGAGATCCTGGCGCTGCGCCATCAACTCAACGTCTTGCAGCGCAAAAATCCGAAGCGGCCAAGGCTCAAAATGTGGGATCGGATGTTCTGGGTCTGGCTTTCGAGGTTATGGCCTAAGTGGCGAAATGCCCTCGTGATCGTTAAGCCCTCCACCGTCGTGAAGTGGCACAGGAAGGGCTTCAGACTATACTGGCGATGGAATTCCCGGCAAAAGCGTCCTGGTCGTCCGCCTGTTCCAAAGGAGGTGCGCGACTTGATCAGGCAGATGTCACGAGAGAATCCACTTTGGGGAGCACCGCGCATACACGGCGAGTTGCTCATGCTTGGCTATGATGTGGGGCAAACAACGGTGGGTAAGTACATGGTCAGGCCAGAGAAGCCTCCATCCCAAACTTGGAGGACCTTCCTGGAGAACCACTCCAATCAGATCGTCGCCATGGATTTCTTCACCGTGCCGACCATTTTCTTCAAGGTGCTGCACGTCCTGATTCTGATCGACCATGAGCGTCGTCGCATCGTTCACTTCAGCGTCACCACCAATCCGACAGCGTCTTGGGTTATTCAGCAGATCCGCGAGGCGTTCCCATGGGACTCGGTGCCGCGGTTTCTGCTGCACGACCGTGATCCGCTCTTCATGGCTAGTCAATTTGCTTTCAAGCGTATGGGATCGAGACAGTGATTACCGCTCCTGGTAGTCCTTGGCAAAATGCCATCGCTGAGCGAGTGATCGGTACACTTCGCAGGGATTGCTTCGACCATGTCATCGTGTTCAACGAAGCGCACCTGCGTCAGAAGCTTGGTGAGTACGTGTCCTACTATCACGGATCACGCACCCACTTGGGCTTGAGCAAGGACTGCCCAGTTCATCGCGATATTTGTTTCGGTTCAGATGGAAAATGACAAACCAATCGTTCATAATGTAGAGATATTGAGCGGAGGTTTGTATGGAACGGAAGAAGCGGAGATTTACGGCTGAGCAGAAGGTAGGCTATGTGCGCCGTCACCTGGTCGAGAAGGTGGTTCTCTCGGATCTGTGCGACGAGGCGGGCATTCAGCCCAGCCAGTACTATCGCTGGCAAAAGGCTTTGTTTGAGAACGGCGAAGCGGCCTTGTCTGACAAACGCGGCCAAAAGGCTTGTGACCGACAGATTGCCGAACTAGAAGCGAAGTTGGCAACCAAAAATGAAGTTATGTCTGAGCTTCTTGAGGCGCATGTTGCGCTAAAAAAAAGTCTTGGGGTGAGCTGAACGGCTGCTGGGTGGAGCCGGACATACGGGATTCGGTGGTGGATTTCGTGGCGTTTTGGTCAGACAAGAGCGAAATCGACACGAGCCGAATTATCAACTGGATAGGCGTGCAAAGGGGCAAGTTCTATTCATGGCGCAAGCGCTATGGAATGGTTAACGACCACAATGGCCGTATTCCCCGAGATTTTTGGCTGGACGATTGGGAAAGGGAAGCGATTGTCGCCTTTTTCCATGAACATCCGTCAGAGGGCTATCGGCGCCTGACCTACATGATGCTGGATGCAGGCGTGGTGGCGGTCAGCCCCTCTTCAGTGCTGCGTGTGCTCAGAACTGCCGGGCTGATGCGTCGTTGGAGCCCACCGCCCTCGCAGAAGGGCACAGGGTTCAAACAGCCTTCGGAGCCGCATAAACACTGGCATGTGGACATCTCCTATCTGAATATCCAGGGGACGTTCTACTATCTGTGCAGTGTCCTGGATGGATGTAGCAGGTTTATCCTCCACTGGGAGATTCGTGAGTCGATGAAGGAAGATGAGGTTGAAGTGGTCCTGCTCCGAGCTCAGGAGGCCTATCCGGAAGCTAAGCCGCGGCTGATCTCAGACAATGGGCCGCAGTTCGTTGCCAACGATTTTAAGGCGTTCATCCGGGAATCCGGCATGACGCATGTGAGGACTTCGCCTTACTATCCGCAGAGCAACGGAAAGCTGGAGCGTTTTCACGGTAGTTTGAAGCGTGAGTGCATTCGGCCTCAGACGCCATTATCGCTGGAAGATGCCCAGCGGGTTGTGGGAAAGTACGTCGAGCATTACAACACCCGGCGGCTCCATAGCGCCATCGACTACGTCACCCCACAGAATCGCCTGGAAGGGCGGCATGTGCAGATCCTGGCCGAACGAGATCAAAAGCTTGAGGCGGCCAGAGAACGGCGTCGGACGACGCACCAAAAGCAGTCTTTTCAGCCATCCCAAAAAATGGCTGAAAAGGCGAACGGCTAACTGATATTTTGGCTTAGGCGGTTGTCATGTTTCCGCTGAACCAGCACATATTCAGCACAAAGAGGCGGGGAGCGTCGTCGCATTTCCCGTGCTTGGCGGTCTGCATCACCGCTACGAACGGGTCGCCGCCTAACGTCGTCAGCCATCCGGTTCCTGAATGTCAAAGAGCGCATCAAGCTGGGAGCGTTCCAATTACCCATGGGGCAAATCGGCTTTCTACCATCCCCACACCAGACCCAGCTTGGTCCACATGGCCGATTGTCGGGGAATCCGACTGTTCAGTCCAGAGAAATCAGCCCTGCTGGAACCATTGGCAGGACCGATTTGTGGCTGGATGGAATAAACGAGAGGCAGAGGGGTTGACGATTCTCTTCTGCTCTTGAGATCTCTCGGCGCAGAATATTGAAAAAAGTGCGCTGGTTCAGCAGCCCAGTCAGGCTATCCATAGAGGAGAGCTCCTGCAATTGCTGCGTTCTCTCTGCGACCGTGGCCTCCAATCCTTGAGCATAGCGCTCTACCTGATCACTGGCGGCGTTGACCTCTGAAAGCAAGCTGGAGATGTAGGTGTCAAAGACCAATTGAACATCGAACATCAACAGCTTATGCAAGGCGTCACGTCGCCCATCGCACTCATTGCAGACCCGGTCCGCCATGGAGACCTCCAGCAACTCCTTTTGCAGCAGCTTTTCCAAAATCACCACGGCGGAAACATAGAGCTTGGGGGAGACCCCAATGCGTTTGTGCACTTTGCCGATACGCAGCCGCTTGTTGACATACTCCCGATCATAATAACCATCAAACAGCTCGATGATGTAGCCGCGCAACGCAGCTTTGAGCCGTTTCAGGGTCTCCACATCACCAATGAGCAACTCCACCTCAGCGATGGTCTCCTGGTGCGCATAGAATTTCTCGACGATGCTGTCGATGCGCAGCACAATGTGCTCTTTACAATCTTTGAGATATCCGACATCCGCAGGGGTGAAGCCGATCAGCTGTTTTCGCTCTTCCACCTCACGGTCCGTCATTTTCATCTGATCGGAGAGGGCGCGCCGGGTCAGGGGCAGTGAGGTATTACGCTTCAAAACCTTGTCATCCAACACCATCTTGGCGGAGTCGCTCTGCTCACCTTTAACAGGCATGCCCAATGAGATGCCCGTATTCTCTTGTCCTTGGGCTTCTTGGTCTTCAGAATTGGAAATGGAAAAGGGTTTGGACATATTGTTTTTGCTCCTGTTTTAATCCGAGACTTCCCAGGTGGCTATTGCCACCATTTTGTGCGCTTCAACACCTTGTAGTGATGGTCATCAGTTGGCGTTGACGTAATCAAGCAGTTGTTCAAAGGGCAGGGGTTTGCTGAAGAAATAGCCCTGCACCTGCGCGCACTCCCGATCTCTTATGAACGCCAACTGCTCCTCTGTTTCAACGCCCTCGGCGACCACACTCAAACCCATAGCGTGCGCCATCGAGATCACGGACTCAACGATTGCGGCGTCATCTGAGTCCACGGTCAAATCCCGCACAAAGGATTGATCCACCTTCAGAGAGTGAAGCGGGAATTTCTTCAAATAGCTCAAGGACGAGTAGCCGGTGCCAAAATCATCAATGGAGATGTGAATCCCCTCCTGGCGAAGGGCTTCAACCGTTGCAATGGTCTCCTCCACATCTTGCATGGCGATGCTCTCAGTGATCTCCAACTCCAGGTACTGTGAGGGCAGTCCCGCCTCTGAGAGTGTTTTCTTCACCTTGTCGAGCAAACCGGGGTCTTGGAACTGTTTGGTGGAGAGGTTGACGGCAACGCGCAGCGCAACGCCTTTGTCGAGCAGCTCTTTAGTCTGGCGGCAGGCGGTTTCCAGCGCCCAATCTCCCATGGGCACAATCAGACCGGTCTCTTCCGCTAGTGGGATGAAATCGGCTGGAGACACCATGCCTTTTTTGGGATGATTCCAGCGAATCAAAGCCTCCATGCCCGCGGTTCGGTTCTTGGCAATTTCGACTTTTGGCTGATAGAAGAGCGTGAACTGCTTCTCTTCAATCGCACGGCGCAGATCGGCCTCCATGGTGAGGCGGAAAGCGCTCTTTGCATTCATCTCCTCAGAATAAAAGCGATACGTGCCGCGCCCGGCATCTTTGGCTTGATACATCGCCAGATCGGCGTTTTTGGTCAGCGTCTCAAAATCCTGGCCATTGTCTGGATAGGTGGCGATGCCAATGCTGGCTCCAATGAATGCTTCATGGTCTTTCAACTTAAAGGCGCGCTGTAGGCTGTGAATAATCTCTTCGGAGATCTTGCCGATATCTTCCACCGTCTTGGGATTGTTTAAAATGACGGTGAATTCATCGCCTCCCAAGCGGCACACCACATCGCTTTTGCGCAAGTTGTCCGTAATGCGCGCCGCCACCTCGATCAGAAGCTCGTCGCCGATATCATGGCCGAACGTATCGTTCACATATTTGAAGCGATCCAGGTCGATAAACAGCACCGCGACTTTCTGGTTCTCACGTTCAGAGATAACGATTTCACGATTGAGGCGTTCTCGGAACAGGGTTCTGTTAGGCAGCTTGGTCAGCGCATCATAGAACGCCATCTGTTCGAGCGCCTCTTCGGTCGCTTTCTGATGTGTGATATCTGTAAAGATGCCGACGTAATTGGCGATTTCATTTCGGCTATCGCGAATGATGTTGATACTCAACCATTTGGGAAAAACCTCACCGGATTTGCGACGATCCCAGATTTCACCAGACCAGCAGCCCGTTTCATGCAGCGTTTTCCACATCTCTTGATAGAACGCTTTGTCATGGCGGCCTGACGAGGTGATGCTCGGGTCCTGCCCGAGGACTTCTGCTCTTGCATATCCGGTTACCTGCTCATACGCAGGATTGATATCCACGATCAGGCCTTTTTTATTGGTGATGACGATCGCTTCGCTGGCGTTCTCAATCACCAGTCTGGAGAGCTCCAGGCTCTCTTCGGTTTTTCTGAAGTCGGTGACGTCCTGCACCGTGCCGCGCATGAGTACCGGCGCTCCGGAAGCGTCGCGCCGAATGTCGCCCAGTTCGTAAACGATGCGCTCTTCACCGTCAGGGCGAATCACTCTGTGTTCAACGGAATAGTCGACGTCAGGGTTCTCCAGCGCGCTCTTGACAGCGTCCTGAACCATCTGGCGATCGTCGGGATGCACAGCATTGAGGAAAGCCTCATAGGTTGCGCTGAAAGCCTGAGGCGTTTGCCCAAAGATGCGATAGATCTCGTCAGACCACTCCAGGTCGCCTGCTTGGATATCCCAGTCCCAGTTGCCGATGTGAGCGATCTGTTGCGCATGAGCGAGGCTTTCTCGGCTGCGCGTCAGGCGCTCCTCCGCTTTCTCTCGCTGCTGGATTTCATTGTTCAAGAACGCTTCAGTCTTTTTGCGGTGATCAATCTCCCGCTGCAAAATGCGATTCCACACCACGACTATCATAAGGGCGGCAAACGCGGCCAGGACATAGTAAGCGATTGAGCTCCAGTCGATCTTTTGCGAAAACTCTACACGAATCCAACGGTTGAATATCTGATCGCGCTCCTCTTGCGTGATGTCATCCAGCGCTTTTTGAAGAATCGGGACAAGTGGTTGCCAATCCTTGCGCACCGCCATGGCGAGTTCAAACCGATACGGCGTCTGCCCGGAGACTGACAGATTGGTGAGGCCGTGCTCCCGCATGACCTGCCCCACAACCGCCAAGTTGCCGATGAACGCATCAGTTTTCCCGTGGGCGACCGCTTCCAATCCCAGTTTGACGGTCTTGGCGGGCGCTATTCGCAACTCTGGATGGTTCTCGACCAGGATGTCATGTGAGGCATAGCTCTTGACCACAGAGACGCTGCGCTTGTGGTCTATGAGATCTTGTACGCCATCGATAAAGTCGGTGTCGTTACGCGTCACAATGACCATGGGAAAGGAGAGATAGGGCTTGGTGAAGATGGCGTATTTCTCTCTAGCGGGCGTTTTGACCACGCAGGAGAACAGATCCAGATCACGCGCTTTGACCGCTTCCACCATCTGTGGCCAGGGGCGCTCTTTATCGACGTTGAACTGGACGTTCAGACGCTCCTCCACCAAGCGGATGTAGTCCGCCGCCATGCCACGGTAGTGCATTTCCTCATCAATATATTCGAATGGAGCCCAATCGATATCGACCGCCATGCGGAGATCGGAATGCTGCGCCAGCCAAGCGCGTTCGCTTGCGCTCAGGTCGATTGACCCCGCATAGGACAGCAAAGGGAGGAAAAGCAGTGTTACAATGGCTCCAGTGAAAAGCAGGAAGCCACGAAAAGGCCTTGAGGGCACACTCATAACGAACTTTTCCCTTGGTGATGTCATGCCGTCAGCCTACCACAGCTTGACCTGGCGCACTCAAGTTGGGCATGTCGTCAGGACCGTTGCCCACCTTACTCAACTTTCGCAGTTCGCTGAACACCCCTTCAGGCTAAAATCTGCCATATGAATCAAGGGTAAAGCTGGCCCGTATATGCTATAATTCTGGTGTCGAATCAGCAAGATAGCTCAGGGACGAGGCCAGCCTTATGAGTCAGCATACCAGGGAACAGGACGCTGTGCCTACTCCCGTGATTGACGAGATCAAAACTCAATCCTTCGGCGTATTCGGTGTGGATAACGCCATTGTCGATTTTCTCCAGGAAATCGGCTTCCTGGCCATTTTCACCCGGCACGGCTGGAGCAAGCGGACCGGAAAGGATCTGCCATCTCTGGTCATGTTGCTGATCCTGCACCCACTGCTGAAGGCGCCGTCCATTCATCTTTTTTGCCGTGACCACTTTCTGTCGGTCTTCGCGGTGGGAAAAGACACCTTCTACCGTTTGCTCCAGCGCAAATTCCCCTGGCGCACCGCGCATTGGGCGTTGATCAAAAGACTGCTGCCCCAGTGGCGTAAATTGGATCTTGGCCCTGGTTACCTCGTTGCAGAC encodes the following:
- a CDS encoding IS3 family transposase gives rise to the protein MEPDIRDSVVDFVAFWSDKSEIDTSRIINWIGVQRGKFYSWRKRYGMVNDHNGRIPRDFWLDDWEREAIVAFFHEHPSEGYRRLTYMMLDAGVVAVSPSSVLRVLRTAGLMRRWSPPPSQKGTGFKQPSEPHKHWHVDISYLNIQGTFYYLCSVLDGCSRFILHWEIRESMKEDEVEVVLLRAQEAYPEAKPRLISDNGPQFVANDFKAFIRESGMTHVRTSPYYPQSNGKLERFHGSLKRECIRPQTPLSLEDAQRVVGKYVEHYNTRRLHSAIDYVTPQNRLEGRHVQILAERDQKLEAARERRRTTHQKQSFQPSQKMAEKANG
- a CDS encoding GGDEF domain-containing protein → MSKPFSISNSEDQEAQGQENTGISLGMPVKGEQSDSAKMVLDDKVLKRNTSLPLTRRALSDQMKMTDREVEERKQLIGFTPADVGYLKDCKEHIVLRIDSIVEKFYAHQETIAEVELLIGDVETLKRLKAALRGYIIELFDGYYDREYVNKRLRIGKVHKRIGVSPKLYVSAVVILEKLLQKELLEVSMADRVCNECDGRRDALHKLLMFDVQLVFDTYISSLLSEVNAASDQVERYAQGLEATVAERTQQLQELSSMDSLTGLLNQRTFFNILRREISRAEENRQPLCLSFIPSSHKSVLPMVPAGLISLD
- a CDS encoding Rpn family recombination-promoting nuclease/putative transposase, whose amino-acid sequence is MTDVAQPHDRFLKALLSDPSKAGTLIKERLPKGVAELLSPDSPELVDGTFVDGEFREHLTDRLFRVKTLGGQAAYIYTLVEHKSYPDEWIAFQLLRYMVRIWEQFAKQGHKRLPPIVPLVVYHGGRAWGAAARFSELLEAEESLLLHLLDFSYGVADLGRIEDDALSQDARLRSALMAMKYAFQSAASVVIMPEIGKGVQGDPECVFRRKAVSDSDRKRPPIPTQNGH
- a CDS encoding transposase, with amino-acid sequence MERKKRRFTAEQKVGYVRRHLVEKVVLSDLCDEAGIQPSQYYRWQKALFENGEAALSDKRGQKACDRQIAELEAKLATKNEVMSELLEAHVALKKSLGVS
- a CDS encoding integrase, translating into MLRSLSEFIHFITVFFKSRTALQLEILALRHQLNVLQRKNPKRPRLKMWDRMFWVWLSRLWPKWRNALVIVKPSTVVKWHRKGFRLYWRWNSRQKRPGRPPVPKEVRDLIRQMSRENPLWGAPRIHGELLMLGYDVGQTTVGKYMVRPEKPPSQTWRTFLENHSNQIVAMDFFTVPTIFFKVLHVLILIDHERRRIVHFSVTTNPTASWVIQQIREAFPWDSVPRFLLHDRDPLFMASQFAFKRMGSRQ
- a CDS encoding EAL domain-containing protein gives rise to the protein MSVPSRPFRGFLLFTGAIVTLLFLPLLSYAGSIDLSASERAWLAQHSDLRMAVDIDWAPFEYIDEEMHYRGMAADYIRLVEERLNVQFNVDKERPWPQMVEAVKARDLDLFSCVVKTPAREKYAIFTKPYLSFPMVIVTRNDTDFIDGVQDLIDHKRSVSVVKSYASHDILVENHPELRIAPAKTVKLGLEAVAHGKTDAFIGNLAVVGQVMREHGLTNLSVSGQTPYRFELAMAVRKDWQPLVPILQKALDDITQEERDQIFNRWIRVEFSQKIDWSSIAYYVLAAFAALMIVVVWNRILQREIDHRKKTEAFLNNEIQQREKAEERLTRSRESLAHAQQIAHIGNWDWDIQAGDLEWSDEIYRIFGQTPQAFSATYEAFLNAVHPDDRQMVQDAVKSALENPDVDYSVEHRVIRPDGEERIVYELGDIRRDASGAPVLMRGTVQDVTDFRKTEESLELSRLVIENASEAIVITNKKGLIVDINPAYEQVTGYARAEVLGQDPSITSSGRHDKAFYQEMWKTLHETGCWSGEIWDRRKSGEVFPKWLSINIIRDSRNEIANYVGIFTDITHQKATEEALEQMAFYDALTKLPNRTLFRERLNREIVISERENQKVAVLFIDLDRFKYVNDTFGHDIGDELLIEVAARITDNLRKSDVVCRLGGDEFTVILNNPKTVEDIGKISEEIIHSLQRAFKLKDHEAFIGASIGIATYPDNGQDFETLTKNADLAMYQAKDAGRGTYRFYSEEMNAKSAFRLTMEADLRRAIEEKQFTLFYQPKVEIAKNRTAGMEALIRWNHPKKGMVSPADFIPLAEETGLIVPMGDWALETACRQTKELLDKGVALRVAVNLSTKQFQDPGLLDKVKKTLSEAGLPSQYLELEITESIAMQDVEETIATVEALRQEGIHISIDDFGTGYSSLSYLKKFPLHSLKVDQSFVRDLTVDSDDAAIVESVISMAHAMGLSVVAEGVETEEQLAFIRDRECAQVQGYFFSKPLPFEQLLDYVNAN
- a CDS encoding integrase core domain-containing protein, with translation MITAPGSPWQNAIAERVIGTLRRDCFDHVIVFNEAHLRQKLGEYVSYYHGSRTHLGLSKDCPVHRDICFGSDGK